The proteins below are encoded in one region of Sulfitobacter sp. SK012:
- the hutU gene encoding urocanate hydratase — MTDSRHNIRDVFPPTGTEITAKSWLTEAPMRMLMNNLHPDVAENPHELVVYGGIGRAARTWKDFDAIVAALKDLEETQTLLVQSGKPVGVFNTHKDAPRVLIANSNLVPHWATWEHFNELDRMGLAMYGQMTAGSWIYIGTQGIVQGTYETFMEAGRQHYDGNLTGRWILTGGLGGMGGAQPLAAVMAGACCLAVECDETRADFRLRTRYVDAKTHDLDEALSMIDTWTKAGDAKSVALIGNAADVFPELMRRGVRPDMVTDQTSAHDPIHGYLPQDWTVAQWREKQESDPKAVEEAARASMKIQVKAMVDFWNAGIPTLDYGNNIRQVALEEGLEDAFAFPGFVPAYIRPLFCRGVGPFRWCALSGDPEDIYKTDAKVKELVDDPHLHNWLDMARERIEFQGLPARICWVGLGLRDKLGLAFNEMVRTGELSAPVVIGRDHLDSGSVASPNRETEAMKDGSDAVSDWPLLNAMLNVAGGATWVSLHHGGGVGMGFSQHSGMVICCDGTEDADRRIANVLWNDPATGVMRHADAGYEDALDCARENGLNLPGIL; from the coding sequence ATGACCGACTCCCGCCACAATATCCGCGACGTTTTCCCGCCCACCGGAACAGAGATCACAGCCAAAAGCTGGTTGACCGAAGCCCCGATGCGGATGTTGATGAACAACCTGCATCCTGATGTCGCAGAAAACCCTCATGAGCTTGTTGTCTATGGTGGAATTGGCCGTGCCGCGCGCACCTGGAAAGATTTTGATGCGATTGTCGCAGCTCTAAAGGACCTTGAGGAAACGCAGACGCTGTTGGTGCAATCGGGTAAACCTGTTGGCGTTTTCAACACCCACAAGGATGCGCCGCGTGTGTTAATTGCAAACTCGAACCTCGTGCCGCATTGGGCCACGTGGGAACATTTCAACGAGCTCGATAGAATGGGCCTTGCGATGTATGGCCAGATGACCGCGGGATCGTGGATTTACATCGGCACCCAGGGCATCGTCCAAGGCACTTATGAGACATTCATGGAGGCAGGACGCCAACATTATGACGGGAACCTGACTGGGCGCTGGATACTAACGGGCGGTTTGGGTGGCATGGGCGGTGCACAACCTTTGGCTGCTGTGATGGCAGGCGCGTGTTGTTTGGCCGTTGAGTGTGATGAGACGCGCGCCGATTTCCGTCTGCGCACCCGCTATGTCGATGCCAAAACCCACGACCTCGACGAAGCTCTTTCGATGATCGATACATGGACGAAAGCGGGCGATGCCAAATCGGTTGCTTTGATCGGTAACGCGGCTGATGTGTTCCCAGAACTGATGAGGCGTGGCGTGCGGCCTGACATGGTCACAGACCAAACCTCCGCCCATGATCCGATCCATGGGTATCTGCCACAGGATTGGACGGTGGCGCAGTGGCGCGAAAAACAAGAGAGCGATCCAAAGGCGGTCGAAGAAGCTGCACGCGCTTCCATGAAGATCCAAGTCAAAGCGATGGTCGATTTTTGGAACGCTGGCATTCCGACGCTGGATTACGGCAACAACATTCGTCAGGTCGCTCTGGAAGAAGGGCTCGAAGATGCGTTTGCCTTCCCGGGTTTTGTGCCCGCATATATCCGTCCGCTTTTTTGTCGCGGTGTCGGTCCGTTCCGTTGGTGTGCGCTGTCAGGTGATCCCGAGGACATCTACAAAACGGACGCCAAGGTTAAGGAACTGGTCGACGATCCGCATTTGCACAATTGGCTTGATATGGCGCGCGAGCGGATCGAATTCCAAGGCCTGCCAGCGCGGATTTGTTGGGTCGGGTTAGGGCTGCGTGACAAATTGGGCCTCGCGTTCAACGAAATGGTACGCACGGGCGAGTTGTCAGCACCTGTTGTCATTGGCCGCGACCACCTTGATAGCGGATCGGTTGCCTCCCCAAATCGCGAAACGGAAGCGATGAAAGACGGGTCTGACGCGGTGTCGGACTGGCCATTGTTGAACGCGATGTTGAACGTTGCAGGTGGCGCAACGTGGGTGTCGCTGCACCATGGTGGCGGGGTCGGTATGGGTTTTTCCCAACACTCTGGCATGGTCATTTGTTGTGACGGAACAGAGGATGCGGACCGCAGGATCGCGAACGTGTTGTGGAATGACCCTGCAACTGGGGTGATGCGCCACGCGGATGCGGGTTATGAGGACGCGCTGGATTGTGCCCGTGAAAATGGGCTGAATTTACCGGGTATTTTGTAG
- the mddA gene encoding methanethiol S-methyltransferase, with protein sequence MGRSSAFAYGIFSYIFFLVTLLYAIAFLGNFMVPKTIDSGEQGTVVAAVFINLLLLSIFALQHSIMARPAFKKIWTKVIPETIERSTYVLLSTVALGLICSFWQPLTGVIWDFSGSNIGTALWLLFWGGWLIALCSTFMIDHFDMFGLRQTYLHLNERNFNRRGFQKLFFYKLVRHPIMTGFLIAFWAAPVMSVGHLLFTVVMTIYIYIAVKHFEEKDLVDIIGPDYIAYQQDVGMLIPGVGKRK encoded by the coding sequence ATGGGTAGAAGCTCAGCATTCGCGTATGGAATTTTTTCATACATCTTTTTCCTTGTAACGTTGCTTTATGCCATCGCATTTCTTGGAAATTTTATGGTGCCAAAAACAATTGATTCCGGCGAGCAAGGCACCGTCGTAGCTGCCGTTTTCATAAACCTCTTGCTCCTTTCAATATTCGCCCTTCAGCACTCGATCATGGCGCGGCCTGCATTCAAGAAAATCTGGACAAAGGTGATCCCCGAAACCATTGAACGAAGCACGTATGTCTTGTTGTCCACTGTGGCACTTGGCTTGATTTGCTCATTTTGGCAGCCTTTGACGGGCGTAATCTGGGATTTCAGCGGCTCAAACATCGGCACCGCACTTTGGCTGCTGTTTTGGGGTGGGTGGCTCATTGCTCTGTGCTCTACCTTCATGATCGATCATTTCGATATGTTTGGTTTGCGCCAAACTTACTTGCATTTAAACGAGCGGAATTTTAACCGACGCGGCTTTCAAAAGCTTTTCTTTTACAAGCTTGTGCGACATCCCATCATGACTGGATTTCTCATCGCCTTTTGGGCGGCACCCGTGATGAGTGTCGGTCATTTGCTGTTTACGGTTGTTATGACAATCTACATCTACATCGCCGTTAAGCACTTCGAGGAAAAGGACTTGGTCGACATAATCGGGCCAGATTATATCGCTTACCAGCAAGATGTCGGCATGCTCATCCCCGGAGTGGGAAAGAGGAAATGA